In Mytilus edulis chromosome 6, xbMytEdul2.2, whole genome shotgun sequence, the following proteins share a genomic window:
- the LOC139528648 gene encoding micronuclear linker histone polyprotein-like: MLLSEAEVIKLASERKISIKENGSDIIVFWKNEQAFGVTPKTTVIFNGEDGDSKEFMCVVQVRYGKTLYSCYYILSSYDEETKLMDLAKDLDIHNRLKKSRTPSGKRIPKKKILPDFDCDEGIHPSAAERNPDSHDSVIEPQGKRKNKTNDHPAEKNTKSSMPKKQKTTQKANDDEKLRSIALNAEALHLLQKNRERGMSSQKLKTQRESLSLTQSESEDESIVSPSISRASPQKKTVTPHRQSPLIRMTDTEFEEEQEASSTIRRVSPRKKSKTNGKSQSDRETEDEAEQTKTVRDPSSLDRSVSPRKKSKTNGKSQSDRETEDEEEQTKTVRDPSSLDRRVSPRKKSKTNGKSQSDRETEDEAEQTKTVRDPSSLDRSVSPRKKSKTNGKSQSDRETEDEEEQTKTVRDPSSLDRRVSPRKKSKTNGKSQSDRHDSETEDEAEHTKTVKDPSSTDRRVSPRKKSKTTGKSQSDRETEDKADLTKIASKLPPKKRLYIKSPTSNHGNCENSGNSEKITPKRYSMSKFQSDTEEDLLSKASSQKKTVTPHRQSPLIRMSDTESEEEQEASSTIRKSHSQPKDQEADSEEQEAFEWIKENMQKMASKVKSFADSQKRIEKLEEEVKKLKKKFQSMKHEPEIVENEVILYNTKNSADIKKVISNKSDFQSCVKDVFLFIFGEDYLIHHSIKGRKANAKHEVKPALDRLTYDFLTITILEKFPDKCEKDIIAKLQNVQKAIRLKKTSANK, from the exons ATGTTATTGTCAGAGGCAGAGGTTATAAAATTAGCCAGTGAAAGAAAAATTAGCATTAAGGAAAATGGCTCAGACATTATTGTTTTCTGGAAAAATGAACAAGCTTTTGGTGTAACACCAAAAACAACTGTTATTTTTAATGGAGAAGATGGAGATTCTAAAGAATTTATGTGTGTTGTTCAAGTTAGATATGGAAAAACTCTGTACAGTTGTTACTACATTTTGTCATCATATG ACGAGGAGACAAAGTTAATGGACCTTGCAAAAGACTTGGATATCcataatagattaaaaaaatctCGCACACCCTCAGGAAAAAGGATACCAAAGAAGAAAATTTTACCTGACTTTGATTGTGATGAAG GTATACATCCATCAGCAGCTGAAAGAAACCCGGATAGTCATGATAGTGTTATTGAGCCTCaaggaaaaaggaaaaacaagACAAATG ACCATCCagcagaaaaaaatacaaaaagttctATGCCAAAGAAACAAAAAACCACACAAAAGGCAAATGATGATGAAA AATTACGATCAATAGCTTTGAATGCAGAGGCATTACACCTTTTGCAGAAAAACAGAGAAAGAGG AATGTCCTCACAGAAGCTAAAGACACAGAGAGAATCTTTGAGTTTGACTCAGTCAGAGTCAGAGGATGAATCAATTGTATCACCATCTATCAG tAGAGCTTCTCCACAGAAGAAAACAGTAACTCCTCATAGACAATCCCCTTTAATCAGAATGACAGACACAGAATTTGAGGAAGAACAAGAGGCATCATCAACTATCAG GAGAGTTTCTCCAAGAAAGAAATCCAAAACAAATGGAAAAAGTCAAAGTGACAGAGAAACGGAAGATGAAGCAGAACAGACAAAAACTGTCAGAGACCCATCATCACTTGACAG GAGCGTTTCCCCAAGAAAGAAATCCAAAACAAATGGAAAAAGTCAAAGTGACAGAGAAACGGAAGATGAAGAAGAACAGACAAAAACTGTCAGAGACCCATCATCACTTGACAG GAGAGTTTCTCCAAGAAAGAAATCCAAAACAAATGGAAAAAGTCAAAGTGACAGAGAAACGGAAGATGAAGCAGAACAGACAAAAACTGTCAGAGACCCATCATCACTTGACAG GAGCGTTTCCCCAAGAAAGAAATCCAAAACAAATGGAAAAAGTCAAAGTGACAGAGAAACGGAAGATGAAGAAGAACAGACAAAAACTGTCAGAGACCCATCATCACTTGACAG GAGAGTTTCCCCAAGAAAGAAATCCAAAACAAACGGAAAAAGTCAAAGTGACAGACATGACAGCGAAACGGAAGATGAAGCAGAACATACAAAAACTGTCAAAGACCCATCATCAACTGACAG GAGAGTTTCCCCAAGAAAGAAATCCAAAACAACTGGAAAAAGTCAAAGTGACAGAGAAACAGAAGATAAAGCAGATCTGACAAAAATTGCCAG tAAACTTCCACCAAAAAAGCGTTTATATATAAAGTCACCAACaagtaaccatggtaactgtGAAAATAGTGGTAATTCAGAAAAAATAACTCCAAAGAGATATTCAATGAGTAAATTTCAGTCAGACACAGAGGAAGATCTTCTCAG cAAAGCTTCTTCACAGAAGAAAACAGTTACTCCCCATAGACAATCTCCTTTAATCAGAATGTCGGACACAGAATCTGAAGAAGAACAAGAGGCATCATCAACTATCAG aaaaAGTCATTCACAGCCAAAAGACCAAGAAGCAGACTCAGAAGAACAAGAAGCATTTGAATG GATTAAAGAGAATATGCAAAAAATGGCATCCAAAGTGAAATCCTTTGCCGATTCTCAAAAGAGGATTGAGAAGCTAGAGGAAGAagtgaaaaaattgaagaaaaaatttCAATCAATGAAACATGAGCCAGAAATTGTAGAGAATGAAGTTATTCTTTATAACACCAAGAATAGTGCAGACATCAAGAAAGTTATCAGCAACAAAAGCGACTTTCAGTCGTGTGTAAAAGatgttttcttgtttatttttggAGAAGACTATTTGATTCATCACAGCATCAAAGGAAGGAAAGCCAATGCAAAGCATGAAGTCAAGCCTGCCTTAGATAGGCTTACATACGATTTTTTGACAattacaattttagaaaaattccCTGACAAATGCGAAAAGGATATCATTGCAAAATTGCAAAATGTGCAAAAAGCTATCAGACTGAAAAAAACATCTGCTAATAAgtaa